CGTGAACATCGACCGCGTCGTCACGTCCGCGGCCGTCGACGGCGAAACGCGCCGGCTTTCGGAAAACAGCAGCAACGCCTGGGTCGTCGGCGACGATCACGATGTCATCGTCATCGACCCGGGCAACCGCGCTGAGCCGATCATCGAAGCGATCGGTGGTCGCTTCGTGACCGCCGTCATCTGTACCGATGGTCGACGCGAACGAACTGCTGCGGCACCCGACATGGCCCACGAGCTCTATGCACCACTGCTGATCCATCCCGCCGACGACGAACTGTGGCGCGAGACCCACGGCGACGCCCGTTACATGATGCTCCATGATCGCCAAGAGATCGCCTTTGCCGGAATGGTTTTGACCGTCCTGCACACACCGGGGCGCACCACCGGGTCGGTGTGCCTCTACGCCGACGCTATCGCCGCCGTCTTCACCGGAGACACCCTGCGCGGCCGGGAGATGATGACCGGCAGGAGGACTCGGCGCGAGGTTCCGACCCTCGCCGCTCGCGAACGTCTGTCGACCTTGCCGTCGACGACGACGGTTCTGCCCGGACGCGGTGAAGCCACGACGGTGGGT
This sequence is a window from Gordonia insulae. Protein-coding genes within it:
- a CDS encoding MBL fold metallo-hydrolase, producing the protein MNIDRVVTSAAVDGETRRLSENSSNAWVVGDDHDVIVIDPGNRAEPIIEAIGGRFVTAVICTDGRRERTAAAPDMAHELYAPLLIHPADDELWRETHGDARYMMLHDRQEIAFAGMVLTVLHTPGRTTGSVCLYADAIAAVFTGDTLRGREMMTGRRTRREVPTLAARERLSTLPSTTTVLPGRGEATTVGAVRLRRLSGTGTSDD